A region of Haloplanus sp. XH21 DNA encodes the following proteins:
- a CDS encoding DUF7518 family protein → MSNRVEELESQVAELQAAVDGLTEELVETRERLRQLEADDGVDNTRTPDRRESVEPDHAEVEHASDSDPEADPASAEAEADTEVDAEAEAEAEAETEDDDSDGNDIIVA, encoded by the coding sequence ATGAGCAACAGGGTGGAGGAGCTCGAATCACAGGTCGCGGAACTGCAGGCCGCCGTCGACGGCCTCACCGAGGAACTCGTCGAAACGCGTGAACGGCTCCGACAGCTCGAAGCCGACGACGGCGTCGACAATACGCGAACCCCCGATCGCCGTGAGTCGGTCGAGCCGGACCACGCCGAAGTCGAACACGCGTCCGACTCCGACCCCGAGGCCGACCCTGCCTCGGCGGAGGCTGAGGCCGACACCGAGGTCGACGCCGAGGCCGAGGCTGAGGCCGAGGCCGAGACTGAGGACGACGACTCGGACGGGAACGACATCATCGTCGCCTGA
- a CDS encoding cold-shock protein: MATGTVDFFNDTGGYGFIETEDADDDVFFHMEDVGGPDLEEGQELEFEIEDSPKGPRATNVVRL; this comes from the coding sequence ATGGCAACTGGTACGGTTGATTTCTTCAACGACACTGGCGGTTACGGCTTTATCGAGACTGAGGACGCGGACGACGACGTTTTCTTCCACATGGAAGACGTGGGCGGCCCGGACCTCGAGGAAGGACAGGAACTTGAATTCGAGATCGAGGACTCCCCCAAGGGTCCCCGCGCGACGAACGTCGTTCGCCTCTAA
- a CDS encoding DUF7504 family protein — MATALPVRTLHLTDGETAIHAQQCVHAAPASDASALIVVAFAGSPVRWLDQWRAAADTDPDRVTVVLVDAASWLNGDPGERLRAVAHPDADVRVETVASPGNLTDIGVTLTEVLDAHEEEEPHLCFQSVTVLLQYASAKEVCQFLHVLGGHLDQFGATGHFHLHEGAHDEETVEMLRSVHDRIRHDPS, encoded by the coding sequence ATGGCGACGGCCCTCCCGGTGAGAACCCTCCACCTGACCGACGGCGAGACGGCGATTCACGCCCAGCAGTGCGTCCACGCCGCGCCGGCGTCGGACGCGTCGGCGCTCATCGTCGTCGCCTTTGCGGGGTCGCCCGTTCGCTGGTTGGATCAGTGGCGGGCCGCGGCCGACACCGATCCCGACCGGGTGACGGTCGTTCTCGTCGACGCCGCGTCGTGGCTCAACGGTGATCCCGGTGAGCGTCTCCGGGCGGTGGCACACCCCGACGCTGACGTGCGCGTCGAGACGGTGGCCTCCCCCGGCAACCTCACCGATATCGGCGTTACACTGACCGAGGTACTCGACGCCCACGAGGAGGAAGAGCCCCACCTCTGTTTCCAGTCCGTGACGGTTCTCCTGCAGTACGCGTCGGCGAAAGAAGTCTGTCAGTTTCTCCACGTCCTCGGCGGTCACCTCGACCAGTTCGGCGCGACGGGCCATTTCCACCTCCACGAGGGGGCCCACGACGAGGAGACCGTCGAGATGTTGCGATCGGTCCACGACCGGATCCGACACGATCCGTCGTGA
- the eno gene encoding phosphopyruvate hydratase, producing MTRIVSVEAWEVLDSRGDPTVRVRVDTGDGNGRFTVPAGASTGAHEAVERRDGGDRYGGRGVREAVAAVTEELAPVVTGRPVTDQAGIDEALVDHDGTDDLSRLGANAVLGVSGAVAHAAADAADRPLYESLAPESGPGAMPLPMVNILSGGLHAAAGPSIQDFLVVPAGAETYPEALETVWAVRRAAADRIADGEHPPPVADEGGFIPAVPDAAAAFDLLAGAVRDAGFEPAPDDVAFAVDVAATHFYDPARDRYTLGGETLDREAMVDRVARWVDDYPVVSVEDPLAEDDWTGWTRLADRVGDRVQLLGDDLLATNPDRLGRAIDASAANAALIKPNQAGTMTRARRVLERAQAAGWSPVVSARSGETCDATIADLAVGLDAGQIKIGSLARSERLAKYNRLLGIDRAYDGGFAGGEALAGGW from the coding sequence ATGACCCGGATCGTGTCGGTCGAGGCGTGGGAAGTGCTCGACTCGCGGGGCGACCCGACGGTTCGCGTCCGGGTCGACACCGGCGACGGGAACGGTCGGTTCACCGTCCCTGCGGGCGCGAGCACGGGCGCTCACGAGGCGGTCGAGCGCCGGGACGGCGGCGACCGATACGGCGGCCGTGGGGTGCGCGAGGCGGTCGCGGCGGTGACGGAGGAACTCGCGCCGGTCGTCACGGGGCGACCGGTGACGGATCAGGCGGGCATCGACGAGGCGCTCGTCGATCACGACGGTACCGACGACCTGTCGCGTCTCGGCGCCAACGCCGTCCTCGGCGTCTCGGGCGCCGTCGCCCACGCCGCGGCCGACGCCGCCGACCGGCCACTCTACGAATCGCTGGCGCCCGAATCGGGGCCGGGAGCGATGCCGCTCCCCATGGTCAACATCTTGAGCGGCGGCCTTCACGCCGCCGCCGGCCCGTCGATTCAGGACTTCCTCGTCGTCCCCGCGGGCGCGGAGACGTACCCCGAGGCGCTGGAGACGGTGTGGGCGGTGCGGCGCGCGGCCGCCGACCGCATCGCCGACGGCGAGCATCCACCGCCGGTCGCCGACGAGGGCGGGTTCATCCCCGCCGTGCCCGACGCAGCGGCGGCCTTCGACCTGCTTGCTGGCGCCGTCCGCGACGCCGGCTTCGAGCCCGCGCCCGACGACGTGGCCTTCGCCGTCGACGTGGCGGCGACCCACTTCTACGACCCGGCACGTGACCGATACACGCTCGGCGGCGAGACGCTCGACCGCGAGGCGATGGTCGACCGCGTGGCCCGATGGGTCGATGACTACCCCGTCGTCTCCGTCGAGGATCCCCTCGCCGAGGACGACTGGACGGGGTGGACGCGGCTGGCCGACCGCGTCGGTGACCGCGTGCAACTCCTCGGTGACGACCTGCTGGCGACGAACCCGGACCGTCTGGGGCGGGCTATCGACGCCAGCGCGGCCAACGCCGCCCTCATCAAGCCGAACCAGGCGGGGACGATGACGCGAGCGCGGCGCGTGCTCGAACGCGCGCAGGCAGCCGGGTGGTCGCCGGTGGTCTCCGCTCGTTCCGGGGAGACCTGTGACGCCACCATCGCCGACCTTGCGGTCGGTCTCGACGCCGGACAGATCAAAATCGGGTCGCTCGCCCGCTCGGAACGTCTCGCGAAGTACAACCGACTCCTCGGCATCGACCGCGCATACGACGGCGGCTTCGCGGGAGGCGAGGCGCTCGCGGGCGGCTGGTGA
- a CDS encoding M48 family metallopeptidase, translating to MRHVGLKARMAIAGSMLFAFYAVAAVVVMGVFDWPLGLVLLGSVAFVGVQYKIGKWMALRSVGAEDLPEDQYSDIHRRVESLSRDMGIDKPRLMIARMGVPNAFAVGRKGAGTVVVSEELLRVLEPDEVEGVLAHELAHIRNRDVVMMVLGQGVASIVAIVAQWVVLLTGDNDLADLFLAIVVGQITQMLVMVFVFAISRYREYVADSDAAEEIGSGEPLARALEKISRSAERSQDTEIDSQVNALCIFGDGGGLARLFATHPPMEKRIERLRG from the coding sequence ATGCGCCACGTCGGACTCAAAGCGCGGATGGCAATCGCCGGATCGATGCTGTTCGCGTTCTACGCCGTTGCGGCGGTCGTCGTGATGGGCGTCTTCGACTGGCCGCTCGGACTCGTACTGCTGGGGAGCGTCGCCTTCGTCGGCGTCCAGTACAAGATCGGAAAGTGGATGGCGCTCCGAAGCGTCGGCGCCGAAGACCTCCCCGAGGACCAGTACTCGGACATCCACCGCCGCGTCGAGTCGCTCTCCCGCGACATGGGCATCGACAAACCTCGTCTCATGATCGCCCGGATGGGCGTGCCGAACGCGTTCGCCGTCGGTCGGAAGGGCGCGGGAACCGTCGTCGTGAGTGAGGAACTCCTGCGGGTGCTGGAACCCGACGAAGTCGAGGGCGTCCTCGCACACGAACTCGCCCACATCCGCAATCGGGACGTGGTGATGATGGTGCTCGGCCAGGGCGTGGCCTCCATCGTCGCCATCGTCGCACAGTGGGTCGTCCTGCTGACGGGCGACAACGACCTCGCCGACCTCTTCTTGGCTATCGTCGTCGGCCAGATCACCCAGATGCTGGTGATGGTGTTCGTCTTCGCCATCTCCCGCTACCGGGAGTACGTCGCCGACAGTGACGCCGCCGAAGAGATCGGGAGCGGTGAACCGCTGGCGCGCGCGCTGGAAAAGATCAGTCGAAGCGCCGAACGAAGCCAGGACACCGAGATCGATTCGCAGGTGAACGCGCTGTGTATCTTCGGCGACGGGGGCGGCCTCGCTCGCCTGTTCGCCACGCATCCGCCGATGGAGAAACGCATCGAGCGCCTGCGAGGCTAG